A stretch of Myxococcus hansupus DNA encodes these proteins:
- a CDS encoding hybrid non-ribosomal peptide synthetase/type I polyketide synthase, which translates to MTLSELLQALAGHGIKLSVDGDRLAVESPTGEIPGALREQLVANKAALLALLAEQRVPQAETLPQITPQPEARHEPFPMTEIQQAYSVGRQAELEMNAAMHAYNEIDCHALDLGRLEEAWNLLIARHEMLRVVALPGFQQRILPSVPYYEVPVEDLRGRGQEETDARFAAIRERLSQQVLALDQWPLFELRVCLLDGGRSRLFMSIDGTFIDGYSFQILYRELVHFYKHLGGAPALPRLDLSFRDYALAVQHARGARYARSLAYWRSRLPNLPPAPDLPLERDPSSLRRPRFGRVFERLNADIWQPLKQRARARKLTEPELLLAAYAEVMARWSRSPRFTLNVPHFNRLPLHPQVNEIAGTFASFTLIEVDHRPERSFTERALAIRDQLFLALEHRDVSGVELLRELFRAQGRISGAIMPVVMTSFASHSKSKDSHWVDFLAEEFGELIEALTQTPQVWIDLQIVYQRGGVFLNWDVAEELFPSGMIDDMFSSFCALLRRLAEDDAAWDSQGLDTRPARQVELLARVNDTARPLSGELLHTGFFRNAVARPDALALASSSGTLSYGELSNRSSRLGHALRERGAAPNRIVAVVMEKGWEQVVAALGVLASGAAYLPIDAGLPHERRVFMMKNGGADLAVTQPKFATEAWPEGVQVLVVTPESFREYSDTPLAPVQRPEDLAHILYTSGSTGQPNGAMLSHAGMLNGVEWTNRTFGVGPDDRVIALSALHHDFSVYDIFGTLSAGAAIVMPDAASRRDPSHWADLMSRHGVSIWSTVPAMMEMLLTYLEGSNARMSCPLRLVMLGGDWLPVTMPARLRAKFGGVRLMSVGGPTETSLWNISHPVVEADERRRSIPYGKPISNTKYYVLDEHLDERPLWVPGELCCAGVGVAQGYVGAGAGSKKFTVHPRTGERLYRTGDLGRYLPDGTIEFLGRVDFQLSIRGQRIEPGEIEAALLQEPSISAAVVSAVGEHHEKRLVAYVIPSDLKRGVDTRHVREFLSRKLPEHLVPATYVVLEALPLTRNAKVDRRSLPHPDQVAQPARSEERKPAATATSGREAQALQQSLARTVAEVLGIPDVHPDRNFFELGANSVHLIKLSLQLKEKLGVSIPVTDLFGKPTIKSLAAKLASSGAESMPVAAPMPAPREETPRAEDTQDIAIIGMSCRLPGAASPSEFWRNLMEGVESVESFTDDELLAAGVSPEAFRDPGYVRASAVMDGFDLFDAEFFSLTPREARALDPQQRVFLECAWEALEDAGYPPSGRKELVGVYAGKSVSHYRYPYPDLTRPLGFFQDLMAQDKDFLATQVSYKLDLRGPSINLQTACSTSLVAVSAACAALLDGSCDLALAGGIAIKVPHRVGYSFEEGSVFSRDGHCRPFDAKANGTIPGSGAGIVVLKRLSQALADGDRVLAVIKGSAINNDGHRKVGFMAPGVDGQTDVVRRAHEHAKVDPRSISYVEAHGTGTAIGDPIEVAALTEAFGGQVQAQSCGIGSVKGNIGHLDSAAGIAGLIKVVMALQHRTLPPTLHYETPNPRLELHRTPFYVVDKARPWSVANGALRAGLSSFGIGGTNAHMVLEEAPRQVTVEASTGLPDRSRHVLTLSARNPEALRALAGRYQEVLQGSGVSLADVCFSANTGRVAFDHRLAVVGADAAQVAEALGAEEHPLLAKGTADAKQVLKVAFLFSGQGSQYVGAARELYQTHPGFRRRIDAFDQLLRAYWDRSLISVLYAEPGQPSPIDELDYAQPVVFILEYALAELWMSWGIQPDVLLGHSTGELAAACIAGVFSVEDGLKLAVHRGRLIQQLPEGRNIAVAAAEPELRAFLSEGGWASSIAAVNGPDNVVISGIPAEIDEIAQALDARGYKVKRLNIPRAAHSVMMEAILPEFRAVAATLRYSPPTIPMVSGMTGELITEELCSPDYWCSQLRNPVQFAKGVESLYRDGMRVFVEVGPKATLLGMAARSVPEGMGTWLPSLRADDGGWRQMLESLSALYVRGASVDWAAVDAGFARRKVQVPTYAFQRQRYWEDGAGLQRPQGRAASRSEHPLLGARVPLSVLEAGELLFEAVLGPSSLGFLGQHRVFGTPTLPATAYVEMALAAGSRLLGTRALELKDLAILNAMAFPKDAERKVQCAVRREGPGQATLRIFSRAGDDTDTAWDLHATASVSTLGAQPLAAQDLDEVLKSLTVSLPVEDYYRRAQSAGVDFGPEFQGITELRQHGEQVLARIETPAGLSGGSAYFAHPALLDACLQVVGGAYPDMDGSELYVPVHIDRLALLGSVDDGVWSHAVVRPLDASKKRLRADVSIFGGDGTPRAWVYGLELQRTSKEALRAAVATSLDEWLYARQWDALALEGHQGSASGPCLVLSDRAGVGDALARTLAREGRPCVVAFQGTGLRQVDARTFEVPTEPEALAEALRSLPLPVDLSDVILLWGVDSPDVETLDAEGLGQAARVGGGAALGLLQFLLNRGYAGAVWLVSRGAQPVTPGATLPGLAQSLLWGMARPLAIEASELDCRCVDLDPQGAPEAQAELLARELRARTEVADNQVAFRDGRYVARLRRVESRKVAAAPSVRSDALRADRTYLVAGGLGRLGLLTAELLASRGARSLVLTGRGPGSAHAADRIERLRQQGVRVDYHQVDIADTESVAALLREVARDMAPLGGVFHSAGVLDDGVLRQQRWERFDTVLRPKMRGAWNLHRLTADLPLDHFVMFSSVASLVGSAGQSNHCAANAFEDALAHHRRARGLPGLSINWGIWAGDAGAQVSVREEARTPGFGVLPKEQGLRALELLLASSLPQVGVAAIDWAVFGAGRPSPYDAELRSKVASTKPAERAAFLETLRSAPIPRRRQLVMDYVRDQVAWMRGVGSSASIDPARGFHELGIDSLAALQLKNRLQSGLGVPLPATLVFNYPTAEKLAVHLMEAFIPVEFTEEARVEPPSERPAESALDGLAEANLAHLLSEQLSKMN; encoded by the coding sequence ATGACATTGAGTGAGCTTCTTCAGGCCCTGGCTGGGCACGGCATCAAGCTGTCCGTGGATGGGGACCGCCTGGCCGTGGAATCTCCCACGGGGGAGATTCCGGGCGCGCTGCGCGAGCAGCTCGTGGCGAACAAGGCCGCGTTGCTGGCCCTGCTGGCCGAGCAGCGCGTTCCGCAGGCGGAGACGCTGCCGCAAATCACGCCTCAGCCCGAGGCGCGGCACGAGCCGTTCCCGATGACGGAGATTCAGCAGGCCTACAGCGTGGGTCGGCAGGCCGAACTCGAGATGAACGCGGCGATGCACGCGTACAACGAGATTGACTGCCACGCGCTCGACCTGGGTCGCCTCGAGGAGGCGTGGAACCTGCTCATCGCTCGTCACGAGATGCTCCGCGTCGTGGCGCTCCCCGGGTTCCAGCAGCGAATCCTCCCCAGCGTCCCGTACTACGAGGTGCCGGTGGAGGACCTGCGAGGCCGCGGCCAGGAGGAGACGGACGCCCGCTTCGCGGCGATTCGTGAGCGGTTGTCCCAACAGGTGCTGGCGCTCGACCAGTGGCCGCTGTTCGAGCTGCGGGTGTGCCTGCTCGACGGTGGCCGGTCGCGGCTCTTCATGAGCATCGATGGCACCTTCATCGATGGCTACAGCTTCCAGATTCTGTATCGGGAGCTGGTCCACTTCTACAAGCACCTGGGCGGTGCCCCGGCGCTGCCTCGGCTGGACCTCTCGTTCCGGGACTACGCGCTCGCGGTTCAGCATGCGCGCGGCGCCCGTTACGCGCGTTCGCTGGCGTACTGGCGTTCGCGGCTGCCCAACCTCCCACCCGCGCCGGACCTCCCTCTGGAGCGCGACCCCAGCTCGCTCCGGCGTCCCCGCTTCGGCCGCGTCTTCGAGCGGCTGAACGCCGACATCTGGCAACCCCTGAAGCAGCGGGCGCGCGCACGCAAGTTGACGGAGCCTGAGCTCCTGCTGGCGGCCTACGCGGAGGTGATGGCGCGCTGGAGCCGCAGCCCGCGCTTCACGCTCAACGTGCCGCACTTCAACCGGCTGCCGCTCCATCCGCAGGTGAATGAGATTGCCGGCACCTTCGCCAGCTTCACGCTGATCGAGGTGGACCACCGGCCGGAGCGCAGCTTCACCGAGCGGGCGCTGGCCATTCGAGACCAGCTCTTCCTCGCGTTGGAGCACCGCGACGTCAGCGGCGTCGAGCTGTTGCGCGAGCTGTTCCGGGCACAGGGCCGAATCTCCGGCGCCATCATGCCGGTGGTGATGACGAGCTTCGCGTCTCACTCCAAGAGCAAGGACTCCCACTGGGTGGACTTCCTGGCGGAGGAGTTCGGCGAGCTCATCGAGGCGCTGACGCAGACGCCGCAGGTGTGGATCGACCTCCAGATTGTCTACCAGCGCGGCGGCGTCTTCCTGAACTGGGACGTGGCGGAGGAGCTGTTCCCGTCCGGCATGATCGACGACATGTTCTCCAGCTTCTGCGCGCTGCTGCGGCGCCTGGCGGAGGATGACGCGGCCTGGGACTCGCAAGGGCTGGACACGCGGCCCGCCCGGCAGGTCGAGCTGCTTGCCCGCGTCAACGACACCGCCCGCCCGTTGAGCGGGGAGCTGCTGCACACGGGCTTCTTCCGGAACGCCGTGGCGCGCCCGGACGCCCTGGCGCTGGCTTCGTCGAGCGGCACGTTGAGCTACGGAGAGCTGTCCAATCGCTCCAGCCGGCTGGGCCACGCGCTGCGTGAGCGCGGCGCCGCGCCCAACCGCATCGTCGCGGTGGTGATGGAGAAGGGCTGGGAGCAGGTCGTGGCGGCGCTGGGCGTCCTCGCCTCGGGCGCGGCCTACCTGCCCATCGACGCCGGACTGCCCCACGAGCGCCGGGTCTTCATGATGAAGAACGGCGGCGCGGACCTGGCGGTGACGCAGCCGAAGTTCGCGACCGAGGCCTGGCCGGAAGGCGTCCAGGTGCTGGTCGTCACGCCGGAGTCCTTCCGGGAGTACAGCGATACGCCGCTGGCGCCCGTGCAGCGTCCCGAGGACCTCGCGCACATCCTCTACACCTCCGGCTCCACGGGGCAGCCCAACGGGGCCATGTTGTCCCACGCGGGGATGCTCAACGGGGTGGAGTGGACGAACCGGACCTTCGGCGTGGGTCCGGATGACCGCGTCATCGCGCTGAGCGCGCTCCACCACGACTTCTCCGTCTACGACATCTTCGGGACGCTGAGCGCGGGCGCCGCCATCGTGATGCCGGACGCGGCGTCGCGGCGCGACCCCTCGCACTGGGCCGACCTGATGTCCCGTCACGGCGTGAGCATCTGGAGCACCGTGCCGGCGATGATGGAGATGCTGCTGACGTACCTCGAAGGCAGCAACGCCCGCATGTCGTGCCCGCTGCGACTGGTGATGCTGGGCGGCGACTGGCTCCCTGTCACCATGCCCGCGCGGCTGCGCGCGAAGTTCGGTGGCGTGAGGCTGATGAGCGTCGGTGGGCCCACCGAGACGTCCCTCTGGAACATCTCGCACCCCGTGGTCGAGGCGGATGAGCGCCGCCGCAGCATCCCGTACGGCAAGCCCATCTCGAACACGAAGTACTACGTGCTGGACGAGCACCTGGACGAGCGTCCCCTCTGGGTGCCCGGAGAGCTGTGCTGCGCGGGTGTGGGCGTGGCCCAGGGCTACGTCGGCGCGGGCGCGGGCTCCAAGAAGTTCACCGTGCATCCGCGCACGGGGGAGCGCCTCTACCGGACGGGGGACCTCGGGCGCTACCTGCCGGATGGCACCATCGAGTTCCTCGGCCGCGTGGACTTCCAGCTCTCCATCCGGGGGCAGCGCATCGAGCCAGGGGAGATTGAAGCGGCGCTGCTCCAGGAGCCGAGCATTAGCGCCGCGGTGGTGAGCGCGGTGGGCGAGCATCACGAGAAGCGGCTCGTCGCCTATGTCATCCCCTCGGATTTGAAGCGGGGCGTCGACACGCGACACGTTCGCGAGTTCCTGTCGCGCAAGCTGCCCGAGCACCTCGTGCCCGCGACGTATGTCGTGCTGGAGGCGCTGCCGCTGACCCGGAACGCCAAGGTGGACCGTCGCTCGTTGCCGCACCCCGACCAGGTGGCGCAGCCGGCCCGGAGCGAGGAGCGCAAGCCGGCGGCAACCGCCACGAGTGGCCGGGAGGCCCAGGCGCTTCAGCAGTCGCTCGCGAGGACCGTGGCCGAGGTGCTCGGCATTCCCGACGTCCACCCGGATCGGAACTTCTTCGAGCTGGGCGCCAACTCGGTGCACCTCATCAAGTTGAGCCTCCAGCTCAAGGAGAAGCTGGGGGTTTCGATTCCCGTCACGGACCTGTTCGGCAAGCCGACCATCAAGTCGCTCGCGGCGAAGCTGGCCTCCTCGGGGGCGGAGTCGATGCCGGTGGCGGCGCCCATGCCCGCGCCTCGGGAGGAGACGCCGCGCGCCGAGGACACGCAGGACATCGCCATCATCGGGATGAGCTGCCGTCTTCCGGGCGCTGCGTCCCCCAGCGAGTTCTGGCGGAACCTGATGGAGGGCGTCGAGTCGGTGGAGTCCTTCACCGATGACGAGCTGCTGGCCGCGGGCGTGAGCCCGGAGGCCTTCCGGGACCCGGGGTACGTGCGTGCGTCCGCGGTGATGGACGGCTTCGACCTGTTCGACGCGGAGTTCTTCTCGCTCACGCCGCGAGAGGCCCGGGCGTTGGACCCGCAGCAGCGGGTGTTCCTCGAATGCGCCTGGGAGGCGCTGGAGGACGCGGGCTATCCACCGTCCGGACGGAAGGAGCTCGTCGGCGTGTATGCCGGCAAGAGCGTCAGTCACTACCGCTACCCGTATCCGGACCTGACCCGGCCGCTGGGGTTCTTCCAGGACCTGATGGCACAGGACAAGGACTTCCTGGCCACGCAGGTCTCCTACAAGCTCGACCTGCGCGGGCCCAGCATCAACCTCCAGACGGCCTGCTCGACGTCGCTGGTGGCGGTGTCCGCGGCGTGCGCGGCGCTGCTCGATGGAAGCTGCGACCTGGCGCTCGCGGGCGGCATCGCCATCAAGGTGCCGCACCGGGTGGGGTACTCGTTCGAAGAGGGCAGCGTCTTCTCGCGTGACGGCCACTGCCGACCCTTCGATGCCAAGGCCAACGGCACCATTCCGGGCAGCGGCGCGGGCATCGTCGTCCTCAAGCGCTTGAGTCAGGCGCTCGCGGACGGTGACCGGGTGCTCGCGGTCATCAAGGGCTCCGCCATCAACAACGACGGCCACCGGAAGGTGGGCTTCATGGCGCCCGGTGTCGACGGGCAGACGGACGTGGTCCGGCGCGCGCACGAGCACGCGAAGGTGGATCCGCGGTCCATCTCCTACGTGGAGGCCCACGGCACGGGGACGGCGATTGGTGACCCCATTGAAGTCGCGGCGCTGACCGAGGCCTTTGGCGGTCAGGTCCAGGCGCAGTCATGCGGCATCGGCTCGGTGAAGGGCAATATCGGTCACCTCGACAGCGCGGCGGGAATCGCGGGCCTCATCAAGGTCGTCATGGCGCTCCAGCACCGCACGCTGCCGCCCACGCTCCACTACGAGACGCCGAATCCGCGGCTGGAGCTTCACCGGACGCCGTTCTACGTGGTCGACAAGGCCCGGCCTTGGAGCGTGGCGAACGGTGCGTTGCGCGCGGGCCTCAGCTCGTTCGGCATCGGTGGAACCAACGCGCACATGGTGCTGGAGGAGGCGCCCCGGCAGGTGACGGTCGAGGCGAGCACCGGACTGCCGGACCGCTCCCGTCATGTCCTGACGTTGTCTGCTCGAAACCCGGAGGCCCTGCGAGCGCTGGCGGGCCGGTACCAGGAGGTGCTCCAAGGTTCTGGGGTCTCGCTCGCGGACGTGTGCTTCTCCGCGAACACGGGCCGCGTGGCGTTCGACCATCGGCTCGCGGTGGTGGGCGCGGACGCGGCTCAAGTGGCGGAGGCCCTGGGGGCGGAGGAGCATCCCTTGCTCGCCAAGGGGACCGCCGACGCGAAGCAGGTGCTGAAGGTCGCGTTCCTGTTCTCTGGCCAGGGCTCGCAGTACGTCGGCGCCGCGCGTGAGCTCTACCAGACGCATCCAGGCTTCCGCCGGCGCATCGATGCGTTCGACCAGCTCCTGCGTGCGTACTGGGACCGCTCTCTCATCTCCGTGCTCTACGCGGAGCCCGGGCAGCCGTCGCCCATCGACGAGCTCGACTATGCCCAGCCGGTGGTCTTCATCCTGGAGTACGCGCTGGCCGAGCTCTGGATGTCGTGGGGCATCCAGCCGGATGTGTTGCTGGGCCACAGCACGGGCGAGCTCGCCGCGGCCTGCATCGCGGGCGTCTTCAGCGTGGAGGACGGGCTGAAGCTGGCGGTGCACCGGGGCCGGTTGATTCAGCAGCTCCCCGAGGGCCGCAACATCGCCGTCGCCGCCGCCGAGCCCGAGCTGCGGGCCTTCCTGTCGGAGGGCGGATGGGCCAGCTCCATCGCGGCCGTCAACGGGCCGGACAACGTCGTCATCTCGGGCATCCCCGCCGAAATCGACGAGATTGCCCAGGCGCTGGATGCGCGTGGCTACAAGGTCAAGCGCCTGAACATTCCGCGCGCGGCCCACTCGGTGATGATGGAGGCCATCCTGCCGGAGTTCCGCGCGGTCGCCGCGACGCTCCGTTACTCGCCGCCGACGATTCCGATGGTCTCCGGCATGACGGGCGAGCTCATCACCGAGGAGCTGTGCTCGCCGGACTACTGGTGCAGTCAGCTCCGCAACCCGGTGCAGTTCGCCAAGGGCGTGGAGTCGCTCTACCGCGACGGGATGCGCGTCTTCGTCGAAGTGGGGCCCAAGGCGACCCTGCTGGGGATGGCGGCGCGCTCCGTGCCCGAGGGCATGGGGACGTGGCTGCCCAGCCTGCGCGCGGATGACGGCGGCTGGCGGCAGATGCTGGAGAGCCTGTCCGCGCTGTATGTGCGTGGCGCTTCGGTGGACTGGGCCGCGGTCGATGCCGGCTTCGCGCGCCGGAAGGTGCAGGTGCCGACCTATGCCTTCCAGCGGCAGCGCTATTGGGAAGACGGGGCGGGGCTCCAGCGCCCCCAGGGCCGCGCTGCCTCCCGGTCGGAGCACCCGCTCCTGGGCGCGCGCGTGCCCTTGTCGGTGCTCGAAGCGGGCGAGCTGTTGTTCGAGGCGGTGCTCGGGCCCTCCTCGCTGGGCTTCCTCGGGCAGCACCGTGTCTTCGGGACGCCCACGCTCCCGGCGACGGCCTACGTGGAGATGGCCCTGGCCGCGGGTTCGCGGCTGCTCGGCACGCGTGCGCTCGAGCTGAAGGACCTGGCCATCCTCAACGCGATGGCCTTCCCCAAGGACGCCGAGCGCAAGGTGCAGTGCGCGGTGCGGCGCGAGGGCCCAGGGCAGGCCACGCTGCGCATCTTCAGCCGCGCGGGCGACGATACGGACACCGCGTGGGACCTGCATGCGACCGCGAGCGTTTCGACGCTGGGGGCGCAGCCCTTGGCGGCGCAGGACCTCGACGAGGTGCTCAAGTCACTGACGGTGTCGCTCCCGGTCGAGGACTACTACCGCCGGGCCCAGAGCGCGGGTGTCGATTTCGGCCCGGAGTTCCAGGGCATCACCGAGCTGCGGCAACACGGGGAGCAGGTGCTGGCACGCATCGAGACGCCGGCCGGGCTCAGCGGGGGCAGCGCCTACTTCGCGCACCCCGCGCTGTTGGACGCCTGCCTCCAGGTGGTGGGCGGCGCGTATCCGGACATGGATGGTTCGGAGCTCTACGTGCCGGTGCACATCGACCGCCTCGCGCTGCTGGGCAGCGTGGACGACGGCGTGTGGAGCCATGCGGTGGTGCGGCCGCTCGATGCCTCCAAGAAGCGCCTGCGCGCGGACGTCAGCATCTTTGGCGGGGACGGCACGCCGCGCGCCTGGGTGTATGGGTTGGAGCTGCAGCGGACGAGCAAGGAGGCCCTCCGCGCGGCGGTCGCAACGTCCCTGGACGAGTGGCTCTACGCGCGTCAGTGGGACGCGCTGGCGCTGGAGGGCCACCAGGGGAGCGCGAGCGGTCCGTGTCTGGTGCTGTCGGACCGGGCCGGGGTCGGAGACGCGCTCGCGCGGACGCTGGCCCGCGAGGGCAGGCCGTGTGTCGTCGCCTTTCAGGGCACGGGGCTCCGGCAGGTGGATGCGCGGACCTTCGAGGTGCCGACCGAGCCCGAGGCGCTCGCGGAGGCCCTGCGGAGCCTGCCACTCCCGGTGGACCTGTCCGACGTCATCCTGCTGTGGGGTGTCGACAGTCCCGACGTCGAGACGTTGGACGCGGAGGGGCTGGGACAGGCGGCGCGGGTGGGCGGCGGTGCCGCGCTGGGGCTGCTCCAGTTCCTCCTGAACCGGGGGTACGCCGGCGCGGTGTGGCTGGTGTCCCGTGGCGCGCAGCCCGTGACGCCTGGCGCCACCTTGCCGGGGCTCGCACAGTCGTTGCTGTGGGGTATGGCGCGGCCCCTGGCCATCGAGGCGTCCGAGCTGGACTGCCGATGTGTCGACCTGGATCCCCAAGGCGCGCCGGAGGCCCAGGCGGAGCTGCTGGCACGGGAGCTTCGTGCGCGCACGGAGGTCGCCGACAACCAGGTGGCCTTCCGGGATGGACGCTATGTCGCTCGGCTGCGGAGGGTGGAGTCGCGGAAGGTCGCGGCGGCGCCTTCGGTGCGAAGCGATGCCCTGCGGGCGGACCGCACCTATCTGGTGGCGGGTGGCCTGGGGCGTCTGGGTTTGCTGACGGCGGAGTTGCTGGCGAGCCGCGGCGCGCGCAGCCTGGTGTTGACGGGCCGGGGCCCCGGGAGCGCGCACGCCGCGGATCGAATCGAGCGTCTGCGTCAGCAGGGTGTTCGCGTCGACTACCATCAGGTCGACATCGCGGACACCGAGTCCGTGGCGGCGCTGCTGCGCGAGGTGGCGCGGGACATGGCGCCCCTGGGGGGCGTGTTCCACTCGGCGGGCGTGCTCGATGACGGCGTCCTGCGGCAACAGCGCTGGGAGCGGTTCGACACGGTGCTGCGGCCCAAGATGCGCGGTGCGTGGAACCTGCACCGCCTGACGGCGGACCTGCCGCTGGACCACTTCGTGATGTTCTCGTCGGTGGCCTCGCTGGTCGGCTCCGCCGGACAGTCCAACCACTGCGCGGCGAACGCCTTCGAGGACGCGTTGGCGCACCACCGGCGCGCGCGCGGGCTGCCGGGCCTGAGCATCAACTGGGGCATCTGGGCGGGCGACGCCGGCGCCCAGGTCTCGGTCCGTGAGGAGGCCCGTACGCCAGGGTTCGGCGTTCTCCCGAAGGAGCAGGGCCTGCGCGCGCTGGAGCTGCTGCTCGCGTCGTCCCTCCCGCAGGTGGGCGTGGCCGCTATCGACTGGGCTGTGTTCGGCGCGGGCAGGCCGTCGCCCTATGACGCCGAGCTGCGCTCGAAGGTGGCGAGCACGAAGCCCGCGGAGCGCGCGGCGTTCCTGGAGACGCTCCGGTCGGCGCCCATCCCGCGTCGTCGGCAACTGGTGATGGACTACGTGCGCGACCAGGTGGCCTGGATGCGTGGCGTGGGCTCCAGCGCGTCCATCGACCCGGCGCGTGGCTTCCATGAGCTCGGCATCGACTCGCTGGCGGCGCTGCAACTGAAGAACCGTCTCCAGAGCGGCCTGGGCGTGCCGTTGCCGGCGACGCTCGTCTTCAACTACCCCACGGCCGAGAAGCTCGCGGTGCATCTGATGGAGGCGTTCATCCCCGTGGAGTTCACGGAGGAGGCCCGCGTGGAGCCTCCGTCGGAGCGCCCCGCGGAGAGCGCACTCGATGGCCTGGCGGAAGCGAACCTCGCGCACCTGCTCTCCGAGCAGTTGTCGAAGATGAACTAG